A part of Gossypium hirsutum isolate 1008001.06 chromosome A07, Gossypium_hirsutum_v2.1, whole genome shotgun sequence genomic DNA contains:
- the LOC107953727 gene encoding ubiquitin C-terminal hydrolase 22 isoform X2 — translation MCARNSIYTTPKPCKHLADYKLRHGFNTYYSIRICLKTTPNGRTRVAKHTTKIPRCSFCDRYQGRLYFCLMCSSLWCPTHILLHTQSEKGHEVAIDMNRSELYCCLCCDQVYDPDFDKVVVCNQVKDLPGGSKSKTNGFEACGERSSKRKRLDSGIGLDLKKSKLLVSMRDRRAKSCYPLGLRGLNNLGSTCFMNSVLQALLHAPPLRNYFLNDRHNSIQCRKRSGEKLCLLCDIDAISSAMFSGDRTPYTPAHFLYSWWQHSSNLASYEEQDAHEFFISVLDGIHEMESKIRNSGKDDGDCQCIAHRAFSGLLRSDVTCISCGFTSTTYDPCVDISLNMDTSNLSSSNANKPIKPDEKTELRDSSKQLSIRRLPLVLCLHIKRVEHSLVRKISRKINQYMQFPFSLDMTPYLSSSIVRSKFGNRIFTFEYDNSNSSAAYEIFAVIAHSGMLESGHYVTYLRLKNQWYKCDDAWISEVDEGIVRASQCYMLFYVQKLLYNEAIEDSSFVHISPRRDPFDSTAGCS, via the exons AAACACCTAGCTGATTACAAGCTCAGGCATGGCTTCAATACTTATTATTCCATCCGAATTTGCCTCAAGACCACCCCTAATGGAAGAACTAGAGTTGCTAAACACACCACTAAAATACCCAGATGTAGTTTCTGTGATAGATATCAAGGAAGACTTTACTTTTGTTTGATGTGCTCTTCACTATGGTGTCCAACCCACATTCTTTTACATACCCAATCTGAGAAAGGCCATGAGGTAGCTATTGACATGAACAGATCAGAGCTTTATTGTTGTTTGTGTTGTGATCAGGTCTACGATCCTGATTTTGACAAAGTTGTTGTGTGTAACCAAGTCAAGGACTTGCCTGGAGGTAGTAAAAGTAAAACCAATGGTTTTGAGGCATGTGGTGAGAGATCAAGCAAGAGAAAGAGATTAGATTCTGGGATAGGATTAGATTTGAAGAAATCAAAACTGTTGGTTTCAATGAGAGATCGGAGAGCAAAATCATGTTATCCATTGGGATTGAGGGGATTGAACAATCTGGGGAGTACTTGTTTTATGAACTCTGTGTTGCAGGCTTTGCTTCATGCTCCTCCTTTGAGGAATTACTTTCTGAATGATCGACACAACAGTATTCAATGCAGGAAAAGATCTGGTGAAAAGCTCTGCTTGCTTTGTGACATTGATGCTATTTCTTCAGCTATGTTTTCCGGTGATCGAACCCCTTATACTCCTGCTCACTTTCTTTATAG CTGGTGGCAGCATTCATCGAATCTAGCTAGTTATGAGGAGCAGGATGCTCATGAGTTCTTCATTTCAGTTTTAGATGGGATTCATGAGATGGAAAGCAAAATACGAAACTCCGGCAAAG ATGATGGAGACTGCCAATGTATTGCTCATAGGGCATTCTCTGGGTTGTTGAGATCTGATGTGACATGCATCTCCTGCGGATTTACTTCCACAACTTACGATCCTTGTGTTGATATTTCACTTAACATGGACACGAGTAATTTGTCTTCATCCAATGCTAACAAACCCATTAAACCTGATGAGAAGACAG AACTACGTGACTCGTCAAAGCAACTGTCTATTAGAAGACTCCCATTGGTGCTGTGTTTACATATAAAGAGAGTCGAGCACTCTTTAGTCAGAAAAATATCGAGGAAAATCAATCAGTATATGCAGTTCCCTTTCTCATTGGACATGACTCCATATTTGTCATCCTCCATTGTTAGAAGCAAGTTCGGAAATAGAATATTCACTTTCGAATATGACAACTCCAATAGTTCTGCAGCATATGAGATTTTTGCTGTGATTGCTCATTCGGGGATGCTGGAGTCAGGACATTACGTGACTTATCTGCGACTAAAGAACCAGTGGTACAAATGCGATGATGCTTGGATATCTGAGGTTGATGAAGGAATAGTGAGAGCTTCACAGTGTTATATGTTGTTCTACGTACAGAAGCTGCTTTACAATGAAGCGATCGAGGATTCAAGTTTCGTGCATATTTCCCCGCGTAGAGATCCATTTGACTCTACTGCCGGTTGTTCCTAG
- the LOC107953727 gene encoding ubiquitin C-terminal hydrolase 22 isoform X1, which translates to MCARNSIYTTPKPCKHLADYKLRHGFNTYYSIRICLKTTPNGRTRVAKHTTKIPRCSFCDRYQGRLYFCLMCSSLWCPTHILLHTQSEKGHEVAIDMNRSELYCCLCCDQVYDPDFDKVVVCNQVKDLPGGSKSKTNGFEACGERSSKRKRLDSGIGLDLKKSKLLVSMRDRRAKSCYPLGLRGLNNLGSTCFMNSVLQALLHAPPLRNYFLNDRHNSIQCRKRSGEKLCLLCDIDAISSAMFSGDRTPYTPAHFLYSWWQHSSNLASYEEQDAHEFFISVLDGIHEMESKIRNSGKDDGDCQCIAHRAFSGLLRSDVTCISCGFTSTTYDPCVDISLNMDTSNLSSSNANKPIKPDEKTGASTLSGCLNLFTRAERLGSDQKLHCQNCQELRDSSKQLSIRRLPLVLCLHIKRVEHSLVRKISRKINQYMQFPFSLDMTPYLSSSIVRSKFGNRIFTFEYDNSNSSAAYEIFAVIAHSGMLESGHYVTYLRLKNQWYKCDDAWISEVDEGIVRASQCYMLFYVQKLLYNEAIEDSSFVHISPRRDPFDSTAGCS; encoded by the exons AAACACCTAGCTGATTACAAGCTCAGGCATGGCTTCAATACTTATTATTCCATCCGAATTTGCCTCAAGACCACCCCTAATGGAAGAACTAGAGTTGCTAAACACACCACTAAAATACCCAGATGTAGTTTCTGTGATAGATATCAAGGAAGACTTTACTTTTGTTTGATGTGCTCTTCACTATGGTGTCCAACCCACATTCTTTTACATACCCAATCTGAGAAAGGCCATGAGGTAGCTATTGACATGAACAGATCAGAGCTTTATTGTTGTTTGTGTTGTGATCAGGTCTACGATCCTGATTTTGACAAAGTTGTTGTGTGTAACCAAGTCAAGGACTTGCCTGGAGGTAGTAAAAGTAAAACCAATGGTTTTGAGGCATGTGGTGAGAGATCAAGCAAGAGAAAGAGATTAGATTCTGGGATAGGATTAGATTTGAAGAAATCAAAACTGTTGGTTTCAATGAGAGATCGGAGAGCAAAATCATGTTATCCATTGGGATTGAGGGGATTGAACAATCTGGGGAGTACTTGTTTTATGAACTCTGTGTTGCAGGCTTTGCTTCATGCTCCTCCTTTGAGGAATTACTTTCTGAATGATCGACACAACAGTATTCAATGCAGGAAAAGATCTGGTGAAAAGCTCTGCTTGCTTTGTGACATTGATGCTATTTCTTCAGCTATGTTTTCCGGTGATCGAACCCCTTATACTCCTGCTCACTTTCTTTATAG CTGGTGGCAGCATTCATCGAATCTAGCTAGTTATGAGGAGCAGGATGCTCATGAGTTCTTCATTTCAGTTTTAGATGGGATTCATGAGATGGAAAGCAAAATACGAAACTCCGGCAAAG ATGATGGAGACTGCCAATGTATTGCTCATAGGGCATTCTCTGGGTTGTTGAGATCTGATGTGACATGCATCTCCTGCGGATTTACTTCCACAACTTACGATCCTTGTGTTGATATTTCACTTAACATGGACACGAGTAATTTGTCTTCATCCAATGCTAACAAACCCATTAAACCTGATGAGAAGACAGGTGCGTCTACTCTTTCGGGTTGTCTGAATTTGTTTACAAGAGCTGAGAGGTTAGGTTCTGATCAAAAACTTCATTGTCAAAATTGTCAAGAACTACGTGACTCGTCAAAGCAACTGTCTATTAGAAGACTCCCATTGGTGCTGTGTTTACATATAAAGAGAGTCGAGCACTCTTTAGTCAGAAAAATATCGAGGAAAATCAATCAGTATATGCAGTTCCCTTTCTCATTGGACATGACTCCATATTTGTCATCCTCCATTGTTAGAAGCAAGTTCGGAAATAGAATATTCACTTTCGAATATGACAACTCCAATAGTTCTGCAGCATATGAGATTTTTGCTGTGATTGCTCATTCGGGGATGCTGGAGTCAGGACATTACGTGACTTATCTGCGACTAAAGAACCAGTGGTACAAATGCGATGATGCTTGGATATCTGAGGTTGATGAAGGAATAGTGAGAGCTTCACAGTGTTATATGTTGTTCTACGTACAGAAGCTGCTTTACAATGAAGCGATCGAGGATTCAAGTTTCGTGCATATTTCCCCGCGTAGAGATCCATTTGACTCTACTGCCGGTTGTTCCTAG
- the LOC121232002 gene encoding enhancer of rudimentary homolog — MANRHTIILMQTSQSRATRTFMDYDSISQAMDGICGLYERKLKDLNPATGNITYDIADLYNFIDGLADMSALVYDHRIQAFLPNDRQWIKQKLFQHLKKLAH; from the exons ATG GCAAACAGGCACACCATTATTTTGATGCAAACTTCACAGAGCAGAGCAACCAGAACATTTATGGATTATGATTCCATAAGTCAAGCTATGGATG GGATATGTGGACTATATGAAAGGAAACTTAAGGATCTAAATCCAGCTACAGGAAACATCACTTACGATATTGCTGATCTTTACAATTTTATTGATGGCCTTGCAGATATGAGCGCCCTTGT CTATGATCACAGGATTCAAGCTTTTTTGCCTAACGACAGGCAATGGATTAAACAGAAACTATTTCAACACCTGAAGAAGTTGGCACATTAA